The genomic DNA ACCGCCACCGATGCCGACTACGGCAACATCGAAAGCGTGGTCGGCCACGAGTACTTCCACAACTGGAGCGGCGACCGCGTGACCTGCCGCGACTGGTTCCAGCTCTCGCTCAAGGAAGGCCTCACGGTGTTCCGCGACCAGGAGTTCAGCCAGGACCTGTGCGCCGACGCCTCGGCGCGCGCCGTCAAGCGCATCGAGGACGTGCGCGTGCTGCGCACCGCGCAGTTCCCCGAGGACGCGGGGCCGATGGCGCATCCGGTGCGGCCCGACAGCTACATCGAGATCAGCAACTTCTATACCGTCACCATCTACGAGAAGGGTGCCGAGGTGGTGCGCATGATGCAGACGCTGGTCGGCCGCAAGGGCTTCGAGCGCGGCATCACGCTGTACTTCGAGCGCCACGACGGCCAGGCCGTGACCTGCGACGACTTCGCGCAGGCCATCGCCGATGCCAACCCCGACTCCGACCTCGCACGCCTCCTGCCGCAGTTCAAGCGCTGGTACGGCCAGGCCGGCACGCCGCGCCTCGCGGCCCAGGGCGTGTACGACGCGCAGGCCCGCACCTACACGCTGAACTTCATCCAGAGCTGCCCGCCGACGCCGGGCCAGCCGGTGAAGGAAGCCTTCGTGATTCCGGTCAACCTCGGCCTGCTGAGCGCCGACGGCCGCGAACTGCCGCTGCGGCTCGAGGGCGAACAGAGCGCCAGCCAGGGCACGCGCACGCTGGTTCTCACTCGCGACAGCGAGCAGGTCGTCTTCGTCGACGTCGATGCCGAGCCGGTGCCCTCGATCCTGCGCGGCTTCAGCGCGCCGGTGATCCTCGACCACGACTACAGCGACCAACAGCTGCTCACGCTGCTGGCCAACGACCCCGACCCCTTCAACCGCTGGGAAGCCGGCCAGCGCCTGGCGCTGCGCTCGGCGATGCAGGCGATCAACGCGCCCGCCGCCGACGGCACGCAGGCGTTGCTCGGCGATGCGTACATCGAAGCGATGCGCCGCGTGCTGCGCGATCCGAAGCTCGATGCCGCGTTCAAGGATCTGGTGCTCACCCTGCCCTCCGAGACCTACATCGCCGAGCACCTGGAATCGGTCGATCCGCAGCGCGTGCACGCGGTGCGCGAAGGCATGCGCGCGCAGCTGGCCACCGCGCTCTTCGCCGAATGGGAAGAGGCCTACGCGCAGAACCACGACACCGGCGCCTACCGGCCCGACCCGGCCTCGTCGGGCCGCCGCGCGCTCGCGGGCCTGGCCCTCGCCCACCTGTGCCTCGCGGCGCGCGCCTCGGGCGATGCCGTGTGGCCAGGCAAGACGCTGCAGCGCTTCAAGGACGCCGGCAACATGACCGACCGCTTCAATGCGCTGAGCGCGCTGGTCTCCTCGGGCCATGCATTGGCAGCGCAGGCGCTGGCGCGCTTCCACGCCATCTTCAAAGACGAGGCGCTGGTGATCGACAAGTGGTTCTCGCTGCAGGCCGGCGCGCCCGACCGCGGCGGCGACATCCTGCCGCTGGTCAAACAGCTGATGAAGCACCCCGACTTCTCGATCAAGAACCCGAACCGCGCGCGCAGCGTGATCTTCAGCTATTGCAGCGCCAACCCCGGCGCGCTGCACCGGCCCGATGCCGCGGGCTACGTGTTCTGGAGCGACCGCGTGATCGAGCTCGACGCCATCAACCCGCAGGTGGCCGCACGGCTCGCGCGCGCGCTCGACCGCTGGAGCAAGCTGGCCGAGCCGTACCGCAGCGCGGCGCGCGAGGCGATCGCGCGCGTGGCCGCCAAACCCGACCTCAGCAAGGACACGCACGAAGTCGTCACACGAGCGCTGGCGGGCTGAGCCTCGGCCGCGAACCATTTCTCTCTGATTCATCCATGGCTCAACACCACAAGATTTCACTCACCCGCTACCTCGTCGAACAGCAACGCGCCGACGGCCTCATCCCCGGGCAACTGCGCCTCCTGCTCGAAGTCGTCGCGCGCGCCTGCAAAAGCATCAGCCAGGCCGTCAACAAGGGCGCGCTCGGCGGCGTGCTCGGCACGGCCGAGAGCGAGAACGTGCAGGGCGAGATCCAGAAGAAGCTCGACATCATCGCCAACGAGGTGCTGATCGAGGCCAACGAATGGGGCGGCCACCTCGCCGCCATGGCCAGCGAGGAAATGGACAGCATCTACGTGGTGCCCAACCGCTACCCGCAGGGCGAATACCTGCTGCTGTTCGACCCGCTCGACGGCTCCAGCAACATCGACGTCAACGTCAGCATCGGCACCATCTTCAGCGTGCTCAAGAAGCCCGACGACACGCCTGGCGTGCAGGAGTCCGACTTCCTGCAGGCCGGCAGCCGGCAGGTCGCCGCGGGCTACTGCATCTACGGCCCGCAGACCACGCTGGTGCTGACCGTGGGCGCCGGCGTCGCCATGTTCACCCTCGACCGCGAGCAGGGCTCCTTCATGCTCACGCAGGAGGACATCCAGATCCCGGCCGACACGAAGGAATTCGCGGTCAACATGAGCAACATGCGCCACTGGGACGCCCCCGTGAAGCGCTACATCGACGAATGCCTGGCCGGCAAGGAAGGCCCGCGCGGCAAGGACTTCAACATGCGCTGGATCGCCAGCATGGTCGCCGACGTGCACCGCATCCTGATGCGCGGCGGCGTCTTCATGTACCCCTGGGACAAGCGCGAGCCCGAGAAGGCCGGCAAGCTGCGCCT from Variovorax sp. PBL-E5 includes the following:
- the pepN gene encoding aminopeptidase N — translated: MLLRDAQGQPVAIRREDYAAPAYWIDTVELTFDLDPAKTRVLNRMRLRRNPDVHAQPLRLDGDELNLARVLVDGQGASFRMEADQLVIDNLPETFELEIFTTCCPSKNTKLMGLFVSEDTFFTQCEAEGFRRITYFLDRPDVMASYTVTLRAAKATYPVLLSNGNLVEQGELPEGRHFAKWVDPFKKPSYLFALVAGKLVAREQRIRARNGRDHLLQVYVRAGDLDKTEHAMNSLIHSVTWDEARFGLPLDLDRFMIVATSDFNMGAMENKGLNIFNTKYVLANQATATDADYGNIESVVGHEYFHNWSGDRVTCRDWFQLSLKEGLTVFRDQEFSQDLCADASARAVKRIEDVRVLRTAQFPEDAGPMAHPVRPDSYIEISNFYTVTIYEKGAEVVRMMQTLVGRKGFERGITLYFERHDGQAVTCDDFAQAIADANPDSDLARLLPQFKRWYGQAGTPRLAAQGVYDAQARTYTLNFIQSCPPTPGQPVKEAFVIPVNLGLLSADGRELPLRLEGEQSASQGTRTLVLTRDSEQVVFVDVDAEPVPSILRGFSAPVILDHDYSDQQLLTLLANDPDPFNRWEAGQRLALRSAMQAINAPAADGTQALLGDAYIEAMRRVLRDPKLDAAFKDLVLTLPSETYIAEHLESVDPQRVHAVREGMRAQLATALFAEWEEAYAQNHDTGAYRPDPASSGRRALAGLALAHLCLAARASGDAVWPGKTLQRFKDAGNMTDRFNALSALVSSGHALAAQALARFHAIFKDEALVIDKWFSLQAGAPDRGGDILPLVKQLMKHPDFSIKNPNRARSVIFSYCSANPGALHRPDAAGYVFWSDRVIELDAINPQVAARLARALDRWSKLAEPYRSAAREAIARVAAKPDLSKDTHEVVTRALAG
- a CDS encoding class 1 fructose-bisphosphatase; protein product: MAQHHKISLTRYLVEQQRADGLIPGQLRLLLEVVARACKSISQAVNKGALGGVLGTAESENVQGEIQKKLDIIANEVLIEANEWGGHLAAMASEEMDSIYVVPNRYPQGEYLLLFDPLDGSSNIDVNVSIGTIFSVLKKPDDTPGVQESDFLQAGSRQVAAGYCIYGPQTTLVLTVGAGVAMFTLDREQGSFMLTQEDIQIPADTKEFAVNMSNMRHWDAPVKRYIDECLAGKEGPRGKDFNMRWIASMVADVHRILMRGGVFMYPWDKREPEKAGKLRLMYEANPMSWLVEQAGGAATNGRQRILDLAPTKLHERVAVVLGSKNEVERLTGYHEPL